One window of the Bos indicus x Bos taurus breed Angus x Brahman F1 hybrid chromosome 8, Bos_hybrid_MaternalHap_v2.0, whole genome shotgun sequence genome contains the following:
- the PLPP6 gene encoding phospholipid phosphatase 6, with the protein MQSPRRNAEGRPLGTCDPSSSGSPAHGGGSRFEFQSLLSSRMPGADPTSARLRASESPVHRRGSFPLAGAGSSQALPPQLPEEDRIDLNPSFLGIALRSLLAIDLWLSKKLGVCAGESSSWGSMRPLMKLLEISGHGIPWLLGTLYCLSRSDSWAGREVLMNLLFALLLDLLLVSLIKGLVRRRRPAHNQMDMFFTISVDKYSFPSGHTTRAALVSRFILNHLVLAIPLRVLVVLWAFILGLSRVMLGRHNVTDVAFGFFLGYMQYSIVDYCWLSPRTAPVLFVLWNQP; encoded by the coding sequence ATGCAGAGCCCACGAAGGAACGCCGAGGGACGCCCGCTGGGCACCTGCGACCCCAGCAGCAGCGGCAGTCCGGCCCATGGCGGCGGCAGCAGGTTCGAGTTCCAGTCTCTGCTCAGCAGCCGCATGCCGGGCGCCGACCCCACCAGCGCCCGTCTCCGCGCGTCTGAGAGCCCAGTGCACCGCCGCGGTTCGTTCCCCTTGGCTGGGGCGGGCTCCTCTCAGGCGCTCCCGCCCCAGCTGCCCGAGGAGGACCGCATAGATCTGAACCCGTCCTTCCTGGGCATCGCCCTGCGCTCCCTACTGGCCATCGACCTGTGGCTGTCCAAGAAGCTGGGGGTGTGCGCGGGGGAGAGCTCGTCCTGGGGCAGCATGAGGCCCCTTATGAAATTGCTGGAGATCTCGGGACACGGCATCCCCTGGCTGCTCGGCACCCTCTACTGCCTGTCCAGGAGCGACAGCTGGGCCGGGCGCGAGGTGCTGATGAACCTGCTCTTCGCCCTGCTGTTGGACCTGCTACTGGTGTCCCTCATCAAGGGGCTGGTCCGCAGGCGCCGCCCAGCCCACAACCAGATGGACATGTTTTTCACTATTTCGGTGGACAAGTACTCCTTCCCTTCAGGCCATACCACCAGGGCCGCCCTTGTGTCGCGCTTCATCCTGAACCACCTGGTGCTGGCCATCCCACTGAGGGTGCTGGTGGTACTCTGGGCCTTCATCTTGGGTCTCTCCAGGGTCATGCTGGGGCGGCACAATGTCACCGACGTGGCTTTTGGCTTTTTTCTTGGCTACATGCAGTACAGCATCGTGGACTATTGCTGGCTTTCACCGCGCACTGCTCCGGTCCTCTTTGTACTGTGGAACCAACCGTGA